Proteins from a genomic interval of Desulfuromonas thiophila:
- the glpX gene encoding class II fructose-bisphosphatase, producing the protein MDRSLALELARVTEAAALACGRWVGRGDKIAADEAATGAMRQALGLMDIEGTVVIGEGEMDEAPMLYIGERLGSGRGPAVDIAVDPLEGTSLCAKGKSGAIATIALAPAGGFLHAPDMYMEKLIVGPAGHGCIDIDAPVGDNLRRLARAKQCQLGDLTVVLLDRPRHEAIISAIRQCGARILLISDGDVAPAVATGILGSGVDLVIGTGGAPEGVLAAAAIKCLGGDMQARLVFTTDEERQRAPQMGISDLTRVYGVEDLAGGDVFFAATGVTSGALLKGVRYFAGGAETDTLVMRSKSRTLRFIRSLHTFEHKPGF; encoded by the coding sequence ATGGATCGCAGTCTGGCCCTGGAACTGGCCCGCGTCACTGAAGCGGCGGCCCTGGCCTGTGGCCGCTGGGTCGGCCGGGGCGACAAGATCGCCGCCGACGAAGCCGCAACCGGTGCCATGCGGCAGGCCCTGGGCCTGATGGACATTGAGGGGACGGTAGTGATCGGTGAAGGGGAAATGGACGAGGCGCCAATGCTCTACATCGGTGAGCGCCTCGGCAGTGGCCGGGGACCAGCGGTGGATATCGCCGTCGATCCCCTGGAAGGCACCAGCCTCTGCGCCAAGGGCAAGAGTGGCGCCATCGCCACCATTGCTCTCGCCCCGGCTGGCGGCTTTCTTCACGCGCCGGACATGTACATGGAAAAACTGATTGTCGGCCCGGCTGGACATGGCTGCATCGATATCGATGCCCCCGTCGGCGACAACCTGCGGCGTCTGGCCCGCGCCAAGCAGTGCCAGCTGGGCGATTTGACCGTGGTCCTGCTCGACCGGCCCCGCCACGAAGCGATCATCAGCGCCATCCGTCAGTGTGGTGCCCGCATTCTGCTGATTTCCGATGGTGACGTCGCTCCAGCGGTGGCCACCGGCATCCTCGGTAGCGGCGTCGATCTGGTTATCGGCACCGGCGGTGCCCCCGAAGGCGTGCTGGCGGCGGCAGCAATCAAATGTCTCGGCGGCGACATGCAGGCCCGGCTGGTCTTCACCACCGATGAAGAACGCCAGCGGGCACCGCAAATGGGCATCAGTGACCTGACGCGTGTCTACGGCGTCGAGGATCTGGCCGGCGGTGATGTCTTCTTCGCCGCCACCGGCGTCACCTCCGGTGCCCTGCTCAAGGGTGTACGTTACTTTGCCGGCGGCGCTGAAACCGATACCCTGGTGATGCGCTCAAAGAGCCGGACCCTGCGTTTTATCCGCTCGCTCCACACCTTCGAGCATAAGCCCGGCTTCTAG
- a CDS encoding NifU family protein: protein MRQQVEAALDEVRPTMLADGGNVELVEVTDDGIVRVRLMGACGSCPMATVTLKMGIERVLLERVPQVKQVVQVG, encoded by the coding sequence TTGCGACAACAGGTGGAAGCTGCCCTCGACGAGGTTCGCCCGACCATGCTGGCCGATGGTGGCAACGTCGAACTGGTGGAAGTAACAGACGATGGTATCGTCCGCGTGCGGCTGATGGGGGCTTGCGGCTCCTGTCCGATGGCGACGGTAACCCTCAAAATGGGAATTGAACGGGTTCTGCTCGAACGGGTACCGCAGGTCAAGCAGGTGGTGCAGGTCGGCTAG
- a CDS encoding class I SAM-dependent methyltransferase translates to MTQAPTLLQQIRALVRQRQGIPFNDYMQLCLYAPGLGYYMRPRRRIGAQGDFFTSSSVHRLFGRLIARQLQQMAELIDGPFTLVEQGAGEGHLALDILDALQQSWPDLYERITYRLIEISPDNRDRQAALLQTHSTRVSWCGEQELAPFRGCFLSNELLDAFPVAVVEKRQGQLLEVYVVEQQDRLVEQLRPARPEVVQHFARQGLQPAEGCRAEAALGVSCWLEGVAARLQQGFVLTIDYGYPAAELYAPFRRQGTLLCYQRHQASDNPYQQPGEQDITAHVDFSLLQLEGERLGLETLYFERQYRFLMALGFIEELLELQRQACDAQQACALRLTLKNLILPDGGMGDTFKVLIQGKNVGQPALLCQRPIRAISLAATAGDGC, encoded by the coding sequence ATGACACAGGCGCCAACGCTCCTGCAGCAGATTCGTGCCTTGGTGCGCCAGCGGCAGGGCATCCCCTTCAATGACTATATGCAGCTGTGCCTTTACGCGCCCGGTTTGGGTTATTACATGCGACCCCGCCGGCGCATTGGTGCCCAGGGTGATTTTTTTACCTCCAGCAGCGTCCATCGACTCTTTGGGCGGCTGATTGCCCGTCAGCTGCAGCAGATGGCTGAGCTGATCGATGGTCCCTTTACCTTGGTGGAGCAGGGGGCCGGAGAAGGGCATCTGGCGCTTGATATTCTCGATGCCTTGCAGCAGAGCTGGCCTGACCTTTATGAGCGGATCACCTATCGGCTGATCGAGATCAGCCCCGATAACCGCGACCGCCAGGCGGCGCTGTTGCAGACCCATTCCACGCGGGTCAGCTGGTGCGGTGAGCAGGAGCTGGCACCCTTTCGGGGCTGTTTTCTGTCCAACGAACTGCTCGATGCCTTTCCCGTGGCCGTGGTAGAGAAGCGACAGGGCCAGTTGCTCGAAGTTTATGTGGTTGAACAGCAGGATCGGTTGGTTGAACAGTTGCGGCCAGCCCGGCCTGAGGTGGTGCAGCATTTCGCCCGGCAGGGGTTGCAGCCGGCAGAGGGTTGCCGGGCGGAAGCGGCCCTTGGGGTCTCCTGCTGGCTTGAGGGGGTGGCGGCGCGCCTGCAACAGGGTTTTGTCCTGACCATCGATTATGGCTATCCGGCCGCGGAACTCTATGCCCCCTTTCGCCGGCAGGGAACGCTGCTGTGTTATCAACGCCACCAGGCCAGCGACAACCCCTACCAACAGCCCGGTGAACAGGATATTACGGCGCATGTTGATTTCAGCCTGCTGCAGCTTGAGGGTGAACGGCTGGGGCTGGAAACCCTGTATTTCGAGCGTCAATATCGTTTTCTCATGGCCCTTGGGTTCATTGAGGAACTGCTGGAGCTGCAGCGACAAGCCTGCGATGCCCAGCAGGCCTGCGCCCTGCGTTTGACCCTGAAGAATTTGATTCTGCCCGATGGCGGCATGGGAGATACCTTCAAGGTTCTGATTCAGGGCAAGAACGTTGGTCAGCCGGCGCTGTTGTGCCAGCGACCGATTCGTGCTATTTCCCTGGCGGCGACCGCTGGCGATGGGTGCTGA
- a CDS encoding YciI family protein has protein sequence MLYVIHAQDKPGQLAVRQQNRPAHVAYLKNLGERLFAAGPTLDEQGDMNGSVVILDCADLAAAQEFARNDPYAQAGLFAQVSIQPWKKVLPEA, from the coding sequence ATGCTGTATGTCATCCATGCCCAGGACAAGCCAGGCCAACTGGCCGTGCGTCAACAGAACCGGCCAGCGCACGTCGCTTACCTCAAAAATCTGGGAGAACGGCTGTTTGCCGCTGGCCCGACCCTCGATGAACAGGGCGATATGAATGGTTCCGTCGTCATCCTCGACTGCGCCGATCTGGCCGCTGCCCAGGAGTTCGCCCGCAACGACCCCTACGCCCAGGCCGGCCTGTTTGCCCAGGTCAGCATCCAGCCATGGAAAAAGGTCTTGCCGGAGGCCTGA
- a CDS encoding Spy/CpxP family protein refolding chaperone → MSQFRTLTLLTLLLSLVASGSALAWPQGGHSGPGFKHPMADKGGCSPQPFYERVAQVLELSDAQLEQIRILRQNARQQRQQLKQQMEPLRLELRQAGRDGQFNEKAVRSSAQQLAELKTQLMIEQARTRSAIHALLSPQQRELAAKLRDLCAGNCGPRQLCRPSQNDAPAGCGKGFQGRRGCCPPGSGDNSTNPTTD, encoded by the coding sequence ATGTCTCAGTTCCGTACCCTCACCCTGTTGACCCTGCTGTTGAGCTTGGTGGCCAGTGGCTCCGCCCTGGCCTGGCCCCAGGGGGGCCATTCCGGCCCCGGCTTCAAACACCCCATGGCGGACAAGGGCGGCTGCAGCCCGCAGCCCTTTTATGAGCGGGTGGCACAGGTGCTCGAATTGAGCGACGCCCAGCTCGAACAGATCCGCATCCTGCGCCAGAATGCCCGCCAGCAGCGCCAGCAACTCAAGCAGCAAATGGAACCCCTGCGCCTGGAGTTGCGTCAGGCCGGCCGTGACGGCCAGTTCAATGAAAAAGCCGTGCGGAGCAGCGCTCAACAACTGGCCGAGCTCAAAACCCAGCTGATGATCGAACAGGCCCGCACCCGCAGCGCCATTCATGCGCTCCTGAGCCCGCAACAACGTGAGCTGGCGGCTAAGCTGCGCGACCTCTGCGCCGGCAACTGCGGCCCGCGTCAGCTGTGCCGCCCCAGCCAGAACGATGCCCCGGCAGGCTGCGGCAAGGGATTCCAGGGCCGGCGCGGCTGCTGCCCGCCTGGCAGCGGCGACAACAGCACCAATCCAACCACCGACTGA
- a CDS encoding ATP-binding protein produces MLFRLKYKWFATLLLSLCLVIIGMFALMQWSFDRGFLRYVNRLEQQRLEQLATLLEQHYPLLGDWQMLQTNPTLWRQLLRASLVEPESGELLPMAALRRHGPPEDLFARRLVLLDAKGRPVVPAGHRSCAEELRPLQVDGHLIGYLGLACQRKVALQHQLVFASEQKRAFFLIALAMAAGAALLALPLAAAMVRRVQSLAQATHQLAAGCYRVRVEAHANDELGQLARDFNALARTLEQNEQARRRWLADISHELRTPLAVLRGEIEALQDGLRPLDAAALASLQGETLRLGRLVDDLYQLSLSDLGALTYRWQTLDAVALLVQVGEEMRGAFTRAGLELCFEWPPDLTAWLRTDGDRLQQLFSNLLANSLAYTDGGGRVRVAAHRDGAELVIDVQDSAPGVPQESLPRLFERLYRVETSRSREWGGAGLGLSICRSIVEAHGGSIQARPSPLGGVWIEVRLPLQEEGR; encoded by the coding sequence TTGCTGTTTCGCCTCAAATACAAATGGTTTGCTACCCTGCTGCTGAGTCTGTGTCTCGTGATCATCGGTATGTTCGCTCTGATGCAGTGGAGCTTCGACCGGGGGTTTCTGCGCTATGTCAACCGCCTGGAGCAGCAGCGGCTGGAGCAGCTGGCGACTCTTCTGGAACAGCATTACCCGTTGCTGGGTGACTGGCAGATGCTGCAGACCAATCCGACCTTGTGGCGGCAATTGCTGCGGGCCAGTCTGGTGGAGCCGGAATCGGGTGAGCTGTTGCCGATGGCGGCGCTGCGTCGCCATGGCCCGCCCGAGGATCTGTTTGCCCGCCGGCTGGTGTTACTCGATGCCAAGGGGCGGCCGGTGGTGCCGGCGGGCCACCGCAGCTGTGCCGAAGAACTCCGGCCATTGCAGGTTGACGGGCACCTGATCGGTTATCTGGGGCTGGCCTGTCAGCGAAAGGTGGCGTTGCAGCACCAGCTGGTATTTGCCAGTGAGCAGAAACGGGCATTTTTTCTGATTGCGCTGGCCATGGCGGCCGGTGCCGCGCTGCTGGCGCTACCGCTGGCGGCTGCCATGGTCAGGCGGGTACAGTCTCTGGCGCAGGCCACCCATCAGCTGGCAGCAGGTTGTTACAGGGTGCGGGTGGAGGCCCACGCCAACGATGAGTTGGGGCAACTGGCGCGTGATTTTAATGCCCTGGCGCGAACACTGGAACAGAATGAACAAGCTCGGCGGCGCTGGCTGGCCGACATCTCTCATGAACTGCGTACTCCGCTGGCGGTGCTGCGTGGCGAGATCGAGGCCCTGCAGGATGGTCTGCGGCCGTTGGATGCGGCAGCGCTGGCCTCGCTGCAGGGGGAAACGCTGCGGTTGGGGCGACTGGTCGATGATTTGTATCAGCTGTCGCTGTCGGATCTGGGTGCTCTGACCTACCGTTGGCAGACCCTTGATGCGGTGGCTCTGCTGGTTCAGGTGGGCGAGGAGATGCGCGGCGCTTTTACGCGGGCCGGTCTGGAACTGTGCTTTGAGTGGCCGCCGGATCTGACAGCCTGGCTGCGGACCGATGGTGACCGGTTGCAGCAACTGTTCAGTAATCTGCTGGCCAACAGCCTGGCCTATACCGATGGTGGTGGCCGGGTGCGCGTTGCTGCTCACCGCGACGGTGCAGAACTGGTGATCGATGTGCAGGATAGCGCGCCGGGAGTGCCGCAAGAGAGTCTGCCACGGCTGTTCGAGCGTCTCTACCGGGTGGAGACTTCGCGCAGCCGCGAGTGGGGTGGCGCCGGGCTCGGTTTGTCCATCTGTCGCAGCATTGTCGAGGCCCATGGTGGCAGCATACAGGCACGGCCATCACCCCTGGGCGGGGTGTGGATTGAGGTGCGGCTGCCGTTGCAGGAGGAGGGACGATGA
- a CDS encoding response regulator, translated as MSEPMAGQAREPAGAGRILVVEDEPKLAALLRDYLRQAGFRVELQADGAAVVGQIRHQPPDLLLLDLMLPGSDGMEICRQVRQFSSLPIIMTTARVEEIDRLLGLELGADDYICKPYSPREVVARVKAVLRRSQPEGLAGGGLQLDALSYRAWLDGRELGLTAVEFKLLALLAGQPGRLFSRSQLMARIYPDDRTVNDRTIDSHIKKLRRKIAAIDPGAELIHSVYGVGYRFEQRSL; from the coding sequence ATGAGTGAGCCGATGGCAGGCCAGGCGAGGGAACCGGCTGGCGCGGGCCGGATTCTGGTGGTTGAGGATGAGCCCAAGCTGGCGGCGTTGCTGCGCGATTATCTGCGCCAGGCCGGGTTTCGCGTGGAATTGCAGGCCGACGGCGCGGCGGTGGTGGGGCAGATCCGTCACCAGCCGCCGGATCTGCTGTTGCTTGATCTGATGCTGCCGGGCAGTGATGGCATGGAAATCTGCCGTCAGGTGCGCCAGTTCAGCAGCCTGCCCATTATCATGACCACGGCACGGGTCGAGGAGATCGACCGGTTGCTGGGGTTGGAACTGGGGGCTGACGATTACATCTGCAAGCCCTACAGCCCGCGCGAGGTCGTGGCGCGGGTGAAGGCAGTGCTGCGCCGCAGCCAGCCGGAGGGACTGGCCGGCGGCGGTTTGCAACTGGATGCGCTGTCTTACCGGGCCTGGCTTGATGGGCGGGAACTGGGGCTGACAGCCGTGGAATTCAAGCTGCTGGCGCTGCTGGCGGGTCAGCCGGGCCGGCTGTTTTCGCGCAGCCAGCTGATGGCCCGGATCTATCCGGATGACCGCACGGTCAATGATCGAACCATCGACAGCCACATCAAGAAACTGCGCCGCAAGATCGCCGCCATTGATCCAGGGGCCGAGCTGATCCATTCGGTGTATGGCGTCGGTTACCGTTTTGAGCAGCGGTCGTTGTGA
- a CDS encoding tyrosine recombinase XerC, which produces MAEDYPKARCRSNAPPVWLELCEHPWMQAFLHNLEVERNLSPHSCRAYRRDVGAFCLFLQQQLPGRPLDAQLAAVDKALVRRWLGQLGRRNKKVTLARKQSALRTFFTFLVRRGLLEQHPLHSMERPRLERPLPRLLDVDAVFCLLDGMVPEDWLRWRDRALFELLYSCGLRVSELVALDEDDLRADQGLVCVRQGKGGKQRIVPVGQAALRALQVYLQHCPPQKRVGVALFVNQRGQRLSVRTVQRNLKAALARAGLPTDVSPHGLRHSFATHLLDGGADLRAIQELLGHASLATTQRYTQVSGARLAEEYDRTHPRSKKPSA; this is translated from the coding sequence ATGGCCGAAGATTACCCGAAGGCGCGATGCAGGTCAAATGCCCCGCCGGTCTGGCTGGAGTTATGTGAACATCCCTGGATGCAGGCTTTTCTGCACAATCTGGAGGTCGAGCGTAATCTCTCGCCCCATAGTTGTCGGGCTTACCGCCGTGATGTGGGCGCTTTCTGTCTTTTTTTGCAGCAACAGTTGCCGGGCCGTCCACTGGATGCACAACTGGCGGCGGTTGACAAGGCCCTGGTGCGGCGCTGGCTTGGTCAGTTGGGACGGCGCAACAAGAAGGTAACCCTGGCGCGCAAACAGTCAGCCTTGCGGACTTTTTTTACCTTTCTGGTGCGACGCGGGCTGCTGGAGCAGCATCCGCTGCACAGTATGGAACGGCCACGGCTGGAACGCCCTCTGCCACGGCTGCTTGATGTTGACGCGGTTTTTTGTCTGCTCGACGGTATGGTGCCGGAAGACTGGTTGCGCTGGCGGGATCGGGCTCTGTTCGAATTGCTCTATTCCTGCGGACTGCGCGTTAGCGAACTGGTCGCTCTTGATGAGGACGATCTGCGGGCTGACCAGGGGCTGGTATGTGTGCGACAGGGCAAGGGTGGCAAGCAGCGCATTGTGCCGGTCGGCCAGGCTGCGTTGCGGGCCTTGCAGGTTTACCTGCAGCATTGTCCGCCGCAGAAACGTGTGGGTGTGGCCCTGTTTGTCAATCAGCGCGGCCAGCGCCTGTCGGTTCGTACGGTGCAGCGCAATCTTAAGGCCGCCCTGGCGCGCGCCGGGCTGCCGACGGATGTCAGTCCCCATGGTCTGAGGCACAGCTTTGCCACCCATCTGCTGGACGGGGGTGCCGATCTGCGGGCGATTCAGGAACTGCTGGGACACGCCTCGTTGGCCACCACTCAGCGCTACACCCAGGTCAGTGGCGCCCGCCTGGCCGAGGAATATGACCGCACGCATCCGCGCAGCAAAAAGCCCTCCGCATAG
- the ptsP gene encoding phosphoenolpyruvate--protein phosphotransferase codes for MEQRAISDRLSISTLEDISTLILQSHDLHETLDNIVSLVARRMKSEVCSIYLLEEDGATLVLHATEGLPRETIGKVSMRLGEGLASMAIEEGRPVSILNPEEHPRYLYFRETREERFRTFLAIPLLERRQPIGVITLQTTEQRAFTATEISALSTIAFQVSAVVTNARLLNSINQVTRAKLLAPASPQPQEPLGAALRGTVAYPGVVSGPAYILDEQCGFADLLDEIDVDVHQELRRLHDALEETRIQTLFLEKRVAERLSEEDAAIFHTHLMILEDRAFQDQLASEIQSGHSAPYALKKVITSYTEAFSRMEDPYLRERASDAMDIGRRLLANLTGKENQTLQLKQKGILLAREILPSDMAVLDHDKLLGIVTETGEQNSHAVIMAKSLGIPALVGVRGACRAAEPGNFVIVDGNSGCLFVRPAPAIIDEYRRLEKDCDRELDRINEFRDRSALSADGVRVTLRANIGLISDVAIALRNGAEGVGLYRTEFPYMTRNTFPDRQDQYLLYRKIVESFAGAPVTIRTLDIGGDKALPYFKPPEEDNPFMGWRSVRVSLDNPDIFRTQIEAILMASHHGPVKLLFPMISGIEELRACKQVVTEAKANLCQQGHPFADDIPLGVMIEVPSAVQLCAFLAREVDFFALGTNDLIQYMLAADRNNPLVNKYYNPLHPAVVQAIHQVCSCARQQGKGICICGEMATDPLHFLLLLGLGIREFSIVAPFIPRIKALLADIDSGQAAETAEQVLLMSDSSAIRTQLSSLLERMRSASQQTASACLPCSA; via the coding sequence ATGGAACAGCGAGCAATCTCAGACCGGCTTTCAATCAGCACGCTGGAAGACATCAGCACGCTGATCCTGCAGTCGCACGATCTGCACGAAACCCTCGACAATATTGTGTCGTTGGTGGCACGGCGGATGAAATCAGAGGTCTGCTCCATCTATCTGCTGGAGGAGGACGGCGCTACGCTGGTGTTACACGCCACCGAGGGGCTGCCGCGCGAAACCATCGGCAAGGTCAGTATGCGGCTGGGCGAAGGTCTGGCCAGCATGGCCATCGAGGAAGGCCGGCCGGTCTCCATCCTCAATCCGGAAGAACATCCCCGCTATCTCTACTTCCGCGAAACACGTGAGGAACGCTTCCGCACTTTTCTGGCGATTCCCCTGCTTGAACGGCGTCAGCCCATTGGCGTTATCACCCTGCAGACCACCGAGCAACGGGCCTTCACCGCCACGGAAATCAGCGCCCTGTCGACCATCGCCTTTCAGGTATCGGCGGTGGTCACCAACGCCCGCCTGCTGAATTCGATCAACCAGGTCACCCGCGCCAAACTGCTCGCGCCCGCCTCGCCACAGCCCCAGGAACCCTTGGGCGCGGCCCTGCGCGGCACCGTCGCCTATCCCGGCGTGGTTTCCGGCCCAGCCTACATTCTTGATGAACAATGCGGCTTTGCCGACCTGCTCGACGAAATCGATGTCGACGTCCATCAGGAACTGCGCCGCCTGCACGATGCCTTGGAAGAAACCCGTATCCAGACCCTGTTTCTGGAAAAGCGGGTAGCCGAACGGCTGTCGGAAGAGGATGCCGCCATCTTCCACACCCATCTGATGATCCTAGAGGATCGCGCCTTCCAGGATCAACTGGCCAGCGAGATTCAGAGCGGCCACAGCGCGCCTTACGCCTTGAAGAAGGTCATCACCAGCTACACCGAGGCCTTTTCGCGCATGGAGGACCCCTACCTGCGTGAACGGGCCAGCGACGCCATGGACATTGGCCGGCGCCTGCTGGCCAATCTGACTGGCAAGGAAAACCAGACCCTCCAGCTCAAGCAGAAGGGCATCCTGCTGGCACGCGAGATTTTGCCTTCGGACATGGCGGTGCTTGATCATGACAAATTGCTCGGCATTGTCACCGAAACCGGCGAACAGAATTCCCACGCCGTAATCATGGCCAAATCCCTCGGCATTCCGGCCCTAGTCGGCGTCAGGGGCGCCTGCCGGGCGGCGGAACCGGGCAACTTTGTCATTGTTGATGGCAACTCCGGTTGCCTGTTCGTACGACCGGCCCCCGCCATCATCGATGAATACCGCCGGCTGGAAAAGGACTGCGATCGCGAGCTCGACCGCATCAATGAATTTCGCGATCGGTCGGCCCTGTCCGCCGACGGCGTGCGGGTGACCCTGCGGGCCAACATCGGTCTGATCAGCGATGTCGCCATCGCCCTACGCAACGGCGCCGAGGGCGTCGGTCTGTACCGCACTGAATTCCCTTACATGACACGCAACACCTTCCCCGACCGGCAGGATCAGTACCTGCTCTACCGCAAGATCGTCGAGAGTTTCGCCGGCGCGCCGGTCACCATCCGCACCCTCGACATCGGTGGCGACAAGGCCCTGCCCTACTTCAAGCCGCCGGAGGAAGACAACCCCTTTATGGGCTGGCGGTCGGTGCGGGTATCTCTCGACAATCCTGATATCTTCCGCACCCAGATTGAAGCCATTCTGATGGCCAGTCACCACGGCCCGGTCAAATTGCTGTTCCCGATGATCTCCGGCATCGAAGAATTGCGTGCCTGTAAACAGGTCGTGACCGAAGCCAAGGCCAACCTGTGCCAGCAAGGTCATCCCTTTGCTGACGACATTCCCCTTGGCGTGATGATCGAGGTGCCCTCAGCGGTGCAGCTGTGTGCCTTTCTGGCCCGCGAGGTCGACTTCTTCGCTCTGGGTACCAACGATCTGATTCAGTATATGCTGGCCGCCGACCGCAACAACCCGCTGGTCAACAAGTACTACAACCCACTGCATCCCGCTGTGGTGCAGGCCATCCACCAGGTATGCAGCTGTGCCCGCCAGCAGGGCAAGGGCATCTGCATCTGCGGCGAGATGGCTACCGACCCCCTGCATTTCCTCTTACTGCTGGGGCTGGGAATTCGAGAGTTTTCCATTGTCGCGCCCTTTATCCCGCGCATCAAGGCCCTGCTGGCCGATATTGACAGCGGCCAAGCGGCGGAAACCGCCGAGCAGGTGCTGCTGATGAGCGACAGCAGTGCCATCCGCACACAGCTGAGCAGCCTTCTCGAACGGATGCGGTCGGCCTCTCAGCAAACCGCTTCCGCCTGTCTGCCCTGTTCTGCCTGA
- a CDS encoding esterase/lipase family protein has protein sequence MTLVSLAELATILHLLIQLLLWPPAVLLALLLVLARYSQAARDPACLDHPLRLPRLLRDLSLAGLEYLCCLLNLLLFPLGCLPPTRWRHRPKRRTLILLHGLYFNRASLFWLQLRLRLHGLRVITPAFSLWHNIESLTEALDHQISALRLEQGVEQVDLLGYGFGGLILRNYVQRRGGANHIRQAICLGCAHQGSDLAVFAPTRLARHLRRNDPLLIELNRLPWPPQVALASIRAADDLLIQPPEAARLPLGQDMVIANCGHLLLLYHPATFSALQQILVGGAPVTAPEQATTNQRSLPAN, from the coding sequence ATGACTTTAGTCTCCCTCGCCGAACTGGCCACCATCCTGCACCTGCTGATTCAACTGCTGCTGTGGCCGCCCGCCGTGCTGCTGGCACTGTTGCTGGTACTGGCCCGCTACAGCCAGGCCGCGCGTGATCCCGCCTGTCTTGACCACCCGCTGCGTTTGCCCAGGCTGCTGCGCGACCTGTCGCTGGCAGGGCTGGAATATCTATGCTGCCTGCTTAATCTGTTGCTCTTCCCTTTAGGCTGTCTGCCACCGACGCGCTGGCGGCACCGGCCAAAGCGCCGCACCCTCATTCTGCTGCACGGACTTTACTTCAACCGTGCCAGCCTGTTCTGGCTGCAGCTGCGTCTGCGCCTGCACGGTCTGCGGGTGATCACGCCAGCCTTTTCACTGTGGCACAACATCGAAAGCTTGACGGAAGCCCTTGACCACCAGATCAGTGCCCTGCGGCTGGAACAGGGCGTCGAACAGGTTGACCTGCTTGGCTATGGTTTCGGCGGTCTGATTCTGCGCAACTACGTTCAGCGACGTGGCGGCGCCAACCATATCCGTCAGGCAATCTGCCTGGGTTGCGCCCACCAGGGCAGCGATCTGGCGGTGTTTGCACCCACACGCCTGGCCCGACATCTGCGCCGCAACGATCCGCTACTGATCGAGCTCAACCGCTTACCCTGGCCACCCCAGGTGGCCCTGGCCAGTATCCGCGCGGCCGATGATCTACTGATTCAGCCTCCGGAAGCAGCCCGGTTGCCGCTGGGGCAGGACATGGTCATCGCCAATTGCGGCCACCTGTTACTGCTGTACCACCCCGCCACCTTCTCAGCGCTGCAACAGATTCTGGTCGGCGGCGCACCTGTAACCGCGCCGGAGCAAGCCACCACCAACCAGCGTTCTCTACCTGCAAACTAG
- a CDS encoding cytidylate kinase-like family protein has translation MAIVTISREMGSGGSIIARALADKLGYTLVDGDAILQVAEKYGLSEEALETADEKPPAFVESLDARIEIDMLHIQQIILEYALKDNVIIYGRGGQDILDGVSCIFSTRIIAPFELRVERWAEREWLDPDLSRILVRKSDQQRAGFIKYYFDRDWNDPYAYDLIINTAKISEDMAVELICQGLQENNLRCLDEPSRTRLQDLLLRKRIEIAILKSAEIEGHHLQVNIDGSEIRLEGHIHSEDERRAIQRLIAGLAPKLRVDDRLKVFAYHLNPKEV, from the coding sequence ATGGCCATTGTCACAATATCGCGTGAAATGGGTAGCGGCGGCTCCATTATCGCCCGCGCCCTGGCAGACAAACTCGGTTATACCCTGGTTGATGGCGATGCCATTCTGCAGGTGGCGGAAAAATACGGCCTGTCGGAAGAGGCTCTTGAAACCGCCGACGAGAAACCACCGGCCTTCGTTGAAAGCCTGGATGCCCGCATCGAAATCGACATGCTGCATATCCAGCAGATCATTCTGGAATACGCTCTCAAGGACAATGTCATCATCTACGGTCGCGGTGGTCAGGACATTCTTGATGGCGTTTCCTGCATCTTCAGCACCCGGATCATCGCGCCCTTCGAATTGCGGGTGGAACGCTGGGCCGAACGCGAATGGCTCGATCCGGATCTTTCGCGCATTCTGGTGCGCAAAAGCGACCAGCAGCGCGCCGGCTTCATCAAATACTATTTCGATCGCGACTGGAACGATCCCTATGCTTACGATCTGATCATCAACACCGCCAAGATCTCCGAAGATATGGCTGTTGAATTGATCTGTCAGGGACTGCAGGAGAACAATCTGCGCTGCCTCGACGAGCCTTCGCGCACCCGGCTGCAGGATCTGCTGCTGCGCAAGAGGATTGAAATCGCCATTCTCAAGTCAGCGGAGATTGAAGGGCACCACCTGCAGGTGAATATCGACGGCAGTGAAATTCGTCTCGAAGGCCATATCCACAGCGAGGACGAGCGGCGCGCCATCCAGCGTCTGATCGCCGGACTGGCCCCCAAACTGCGGGTCGACGACCGCCTCAAGGTGTTCGCCTACCATCTCAATCCCAAAGAAGTCTGA